One genomic window of Ficedula albicollis isolate OC2 chromosome 18, FicAlb1.5, whole genome shotgun sequence includes the following:
- the RHOT1 gene encoding mitochondrial Rho GTPase 1 isoform X3, translated as MSLVSEEFPEEVPPRAEEITIPADVTPERVPTHIVDYSEAEQSDEQLYHEISQANVICIVYAVNNKNSIDKVTSRWIPLINERTDKDSRLPLILVGNKSDLVEYSSMETILPIMNQYTEIETCVECSAKNLKNISELFYYAQKAVLHPTGPLYCPEEKEMKPACIKALTRIFRISDQDNDGTLNDAELNFFQRICFNTPLAPQALEDVKNVVRKNLSDGVADNGLTLKGFLFLHTLFIQRGRHETTWTVLRRFGYDDDLELTPEYLFPPLKIPPDCTTELNHHAYLFLQSIFDKHDLDRDCALSPEELKDLFKVFPYMPWGPDVNNTVCTNERGWITYQGFLSQWTLTTYLDVQRCLEYLGYLGYSILAEQESQASAITVTRDKKIDLQKKQTQRNVFRCNVVGMKGCGKSGVLQALLGRNLMRQRQIRAEHKSYYAINTVYVYGQEKYLLLHDVSDSDFLTDAETICDAVCLVYDVSNPKSFEYCARIFKQHFMDSRIPCLVVAAKSDLHEVRQEYSISPAEFCKKHKMPPPQAFTCNTADVPSKDIFVKLTTMAMYPHVTQADLKSSTFWLRASFGATVFAVLGFAMYKALLKQR; from the exons GTTCCTCCCCGAGCTGAAGAAATCACCATTCCAGCCGATGTCACTCCTGAGAGGGTGCCAACCCACATAGTGGACTATTCAG AAGCAGAGCAAAGTGATGAGCAGCTTTACCATGAAATATCACAG GCAAATGTGATTTGTATAGTCTATGCTGTTAACAACAAGAATTCTATTGATAAG GTAACGAGTCGATGGATTCCTCTCATCAATGAAAGGACAGACAAAGATAGCAG gCTGCCTCTTATATTAGTTGGAAACAAGTCTGATCTAGTGGAGTACAGTAGTATGGAAACTATCCTTCCTATTATGAATCAATATACAGAGATAGAAACGTGTGTAGAG TGTTCAGCCAAAAACTTGAAGAATATATCTGAGCTATTTTATTATGCACAGAAAGCTGTTCTACATCCTACAGGTCCTCTTTATTGCCCAGAGGAGAAAGAG ATGAAACCTGCCTGTATTAAAGCACTGACTCGCATTTTTAGAATTTCTGATCAAGATAATGATGGTACTCTCAATGATGCAGAGCTCAACTTCTTTCAG AGAATTTGTTTTAATACACCACTGGCACCTCAGGCTTTGGAAGACGTTAAGAATGTAGTCAGGAAAAACCTAAGTGATGGAGTCGCAGATAATGGATTGACATTAAAAG gttttctttttctacacaCACTTTTCATTCAGCGAGGAAGGCATGAGACAACCTGGACAGTTCTGCGTCGCTTTGGCTACGACGATGACTTAGAGCTCACACCAGAGTACCTGTTCCCTCC CCTAAAAATTCCCCCTGACTGCACAACAGAACTAAATCATCATGCATACTTGTTTCTTCAAAGTATTTTTGATAAACATGATTTG GATAGAGATTGTGCTTTATCTCCTGAAGAATTGAAAGACTTGTTCAAAGTCTTCCCTTATATGCCATGGGGACCTGATGTGAACAACACAGTTTGTACAAATGAAAGAGGATGGATCACATACCAAGGGTTTCTCTCGCAGTGGAC ACTAACCACGTACCTGGATGTGCAGCGTTGCCTGGAGTACCTGGGTTATTTAGGGTACTCCATACTTGCAGAACAAGAATCTCAAGCATCAGCAATTACAG TGACAAGAGATAAAAAGATAGACCTCCAGAAAAAACAGACTCAGCGAAATGTCTTCCGATGCAATGTTGTTGGAATGAAAGGCTGTGGGAAAAGTGGAGTTCTTCAAGCTCTTCTTGGAAGAAATCTAATG AGACAGAGGCAAATACGTGCAGAACACAAATCTTACTATGCCATTAATACAGTCTATGTATATGGACAGGAAAAATACCTGCTG ctacaCGATGTCAGTGACTCAGACTTTTTAACTGATGCTGAGACCATATGCGATGCTGTCTGCCTGGTATATGATGTCAGTAATCCTAAATCCTTTGAGTACTGTGCCAGGATTTTTAAG CAGCACTTCATGGACAGCAGAATACCATGTTTAGTGGTAGCTGCAAAGTCCGACTTGCATGAAGTTAGACAGGAATATAGTATTTCTCCTGCTGAATTCtgcaaaaaacacaaaatgccTCCACCCCAAGCCTTTACTTGTAATACTGCTGATGTGCCGAGTAAGGATATCTTTGTTAAGCTGACTACTATGGCAATGTATCC
- the RHOT1 gene encoding mitochondrial Rho GTPase 1 isoform X2, whose protein sequence is MSLVSEEFPEEVPPRAEEITIPADVTPERVPTHIVDYSEAEQSDEQLYHEISQANVICIVYAVNNKNSIDKVTSRWIPLINERTDKDSRLPLILVGNKSDLVEYSSMETILPIMNQYTEIETCVECSAKNLKNISELFYYAQKAVLHPTGPLYCPEEKEMKPACIKALTRIFRISDQDNDGTLNDAELNFFQRICFNTPLAPQALEDVKNVVRKNLSDGVADNGLTLKGFLFLHTLFIQRGRHETTWTVLRRFGYDDDLELTPEYLFPPLKIPPDCTTELNHHAYLFLQSIFDKHDLDRDCALSPEELKDLFKVFPYMPWGPDVNNTVCTNERGWITYQGFLSQWTLTTYLDVQRCLEYLGYLGYSILAEQESQASAITVTRDKKIDLQKKQTQRNVFRCNVVGMKGCGKSGVLQALLGRNLMRQRQIRAEHKSYYAINTVYVYGQEKYLLLHDVSDSDFLTDAETICDAVCLVYDVSNPKSFEYCARIFKQHFMDSRIPCLVVAAKSDLHEVRQEYSISPAEFCKKHKMPPPQAFTCNTADVPSKDIFVKLTTMAMYPHARLRCMCACNRCTFCICQNFLNSDLLQSVKNKLFTAVLNRHVTQADLKSSTFWLRASFGATVFAVLGFAMYKALLKQR, encoded by the exons GTTCCTCCCCGAGCTGAAGAAATCACCATTCCAGCCGATGTCACTCCTGAGAGGGTGCCAACCCACATAGTGGACTATTCAG AAGCAGAGCAAAGTGATGAGCAGCTTTACCATGAAATATCACAG GCAAATGTGATTTGTATAGTCTATGCTGTTAACAACAAGAATTCTATTGATAAG GTAACGAGTCGATGGATTCCTCTCATCAATGAAAGGACAGACAAAGATAGCAG gCTGCCTCTTATATTAGTTGGAAACAAGTCTGATCTAGTGGAGTACAGTAGTATGGAAACTATCCTTCCTATTATGAATCAATATACAGAGATAGAAACGTGTGTAGAG TGTTCAGCCAAAAACTTGAAGAATATATCTGAGCTATTTTATTATGCACAGAAAGCTGTTCTACATCCTACAGGTCCTCTTTATTGCCCAGAGGAGAAAGAG ATGAAACCTGCCTGTATTAAAGCACTGACTCGCATTTTTAGAATTTCTGATCAAGATAATGATGGTACTCTCAATGATGCAGAGCTCAACTTCTTTCAG AGAATTTGTTTTAATACACCACTGGCACCTCAGGCTTTGGAAGACGTTAAGAATGTAGTCAGGAAAAACCTAAGTGATGGAGTCGCAGATAATGGATTGACATTAAAAG gttttctttttctacacaCACTTTTCATTCAGCGAGGAAGGCATGAGACAACCTGGACAGTTCTGCGTCGCTTTGGCTACGACGATGACTTAGAGCTCACACCAGAGTACCTGTTCCCTCC CCTAAAAATTCCCCCTGACTGCACAACAGAACTAAATCATCATGCATACTTGTTTCTTCAAAGTATTTTTGATAAACATGATTTG GATAGAGATTGTGCTTTATCTCCTGAAGAATTGAAAGACTTGTTCAAAGTCTTCCCTTATATGCCATGGGGACCTGATGTGAACAACACAGTTTGTACAAATGAAAGAGGATGGATCACATACCAAGGGTTTCTCTCGCAGTGGAC ACTAACCACGTACCTGGATGTGCAGCGTTGCCTGGAGTACCTGGGTTATTTAGGGTACTCCATACTTGCAGAACAAGAATCTCAAGCATCAGCAATTACAG TGACAAGAGATAAAAAGATAGACCTCCAGAAAAAACAGACTCAGCGAAATGTCTTCCGATGCAATGTTGTTGGAATGAAAGGCTGTGGGAAAAGTGGAGTTCTTCAAGCTCTTCTTGGAAGAAATCTAATG AGACAGAGGCAAATACGTGCAGAACACAAATCTTACTATGCCATTAATACAGTCTATGTATATGGACAGGAAAAATACCTGCTG ctacaCGATGTCAGTGACTCAGACTTTTTAACTGATGCTGAGACCATATGCGATGCTGTCTGCCTGGTATATGATGTCAGTAATCCTAAATCCTTTGAGTACTGTGCCAGGATTTTTAAG CAGCACTTCATGGACAGCAGAATACCATGTTTAGTGGTAGCTGCAAAGTCCGACTTGCATGAAGTTAGACAGGAATATAGTATTTCTCCTGCTGAATTCtgcaaaaaacacaaaatgccTCCACCCCAAGCCTTTACTTGTAATACTGCTGATGTGCCGAGTAAGGATATCTTTGTTAAGCTGACTACTATGGCAATGTATCC CCATGCCCGGTTACGCTGTATGTGCGCCTGCAACAGGTGTACATTTTGCATCTGTCAGAACTTCCTCAACTCAGACTTGCTGCAATCTGTAAAGAACAAACTCTTCACTGCAGTTCTTAACAG